In the genome of Arachis stenosperma cultivar V10309 chromosome 2, arast.V10309.gnm1.PFL2, whole genome shotgun sequence, the window agaatcttttgaatgtagaacgttttcctctAAAGGCGCGCGTTTTTATATCAGCGCTTTGCTTTGGGAACGTGAAAGGGTTTAGTACCTTCATTAATTggtattaattgccccgttttctcctggcttttattttgaatctctcaatcaaaaaacggtttctcttctttcacTTCTTCTCTGTAACTCCTCCCTTTACTttctcattttctgtttcttgcccAGAGTTTGTAGTTTCTTTTTTGTGACGTCTGTTCTGCTACTGCGTTTTTTGGAAGAGGGctgattccacattttcttcttctgtcTTTGCATTCTTCCACTTCGAGGGGgtggctttgttgcttctgtTCTTCAGCTTTCTTCGAGGTTTTCTTCTATTCTCCAGGTTAGTCCCATTTCGTGTTTCCTCGTTTATTTCTGATTTTGCGATGGAGTTTTCCTTTTGATCTTCCTTTTGgagaaagtttggatctttctgtttttatcgtgcttgacttgttgcatgctatggttttttctctttttcggtgcgaatctttttgttttgcttgaatctttttcttttgcatgtTGCCGCTATTTCTGATTGTGCCTTGGATGATGATTTTtgctttgattttgaaaagcttgtgCCTTTGCTGTTTTTCCTTTGGTCtttttggtgttctgatgaACTGTAGCAGTAGTGTTGGTAAACTGTAGGAGCAATGCTTTTCCTGATAAAACTGTAGAAGGGTGGATTTTCTGcgtttttgcttcctttgctttcttttctggactttattctGATGAGTGCCGAGATGTAGATTGTAGAAATGATTTTGAGGACCTTTCTTGTTTACTGCCTCCAAGGGATGCTCCAAGACTTCTTctcttgagtcttggggtttttccctttttggttAATCCATCCGTTTGAGATGTTTTGACCCgtgtccgagatgtttttaagtaatccactcttcttttctttttgtaggatttagttggcctcatgtcttcccgAAATAACGTTGTAGAGATGCCTTCCCAGGTTCCTGCGGGTATGGCCGATTGGGTGGACTCCATGGTTCTCCTGTGTGTCTCGCTGGCTGATTCTGAGTTTTGTGCTCAGCTTAGGCAGTTTCATAGTGTCTGTAGCAATTCtggtgatgagaagaactatgaacTTGTCCCTCCTTCTTCTGACAAGAGAGTCTATTTTTCAACTCGAGTTGTTGATGGTCGCCccttcttttatgtttatgactttttctttggtccGCTGGGTATTACTCTTCCTTTTACTCAatttgaaaccgacctgttatggtcttgtaatattgcccccctctcaacttcaccctaattcctggggttttataaagatttttcaattgttgtgcaatggttttggtatccctgcttcccaatctctctttttctatctgtttgtttTGACTAAGCCCGGAGTGGTAAAAAAGAAGGCAGCTTGGGTCTCCTTTCGCTCTACCCAAGGAAAGAAGgtcttttccatgtttgacgagtcattccgtgattttaaaaactactttttcaaggtccgagctgttgaaggagctcggcccttttttctggacgaaaatgatgagcctgccTTTCCCCTGGAATGGCAAAAGGATGTGAGGGTCTCCAGGTACTCTTGGGACATGTTGGATGAGGCTGAGTGGGCCT includes:
- the LOC130960493 gene encoding uncharacterized protein LOC130960493, producing the protein MLKLAKLSSRFSSILQDLVGLMSSRNNVVEMPSQVPAGMADWVDSMVLLCVSLADSEFCAQLRQFHSVCSNSGDEKNYELVPPSSDKRVYFSTRVVDGRPFFYVYDFFFGPLGITLPFTQFETDLLWSCNIAPLSTSP